The following are encoded together in the Pedobacter sp. D749 genome:
- a CDS encoding carboxymuconolactone decarboxylase family protein, producing the protein MGKLVEEFNGYREKMNDRIMETANTNIKRFFALDTTSYADGALDVKTKEMLGLVASMVLRCDDCIKYHLGKCFDAGVNSDEMNEIFMIANLVGGSIVIPHYRRAVEYWDELSSSTES; encoded by the coding sequence ATGGGAAAGTTAGTAGAAGAATTTAATGGTTATCGTGAAAAAATGAACGATAGGATCATGGAAACGGCGAATACAAACATCAAACGTTTTTTCGCTTTAGATACCACTTCCTATGCTGACGGTGCCCTGGATGTTAAAACAAAAGAAATGTTGGGCCTGGTAGCCTCAATGGTTTTGCGCTGTGATGACTGCATTAAATACCATTTGGGCAAATGTTTCGACGCGGGTGTAAATAGCGACGAAATGAATGAGATTTTCATGATCGCTAACCTTGTAGGTGGAAGCATTGTAATCCCGCATTATAGGAGAGCGGTGGAGTATTGGGATGAGTTAAGTTCTAGTACAGAGTCTTAA
- a CDS encoding four helix bundle protein: MGKFRELIAYKKGFALLMDIFNLTKDFPKSEQYSLVDQMRRSSRSVCSSIGEAYKKRRYPNHFISKLSDADMENGETQVWLDVALARNYISEEKFNYLDAQCEEISKLLNFMISHPAKFA, from the coding sequence ATGGGAAAGTTTAGAGAATTAATCGCTTATAAAAAAGGATTTGCTCTTTTGATGGACATCTTTAATTTAACGAAAGATTTCCCTAAATCAGAGCAGTACAGCCTGGTAGATCAGATGCGTAGATCTTCAAGATCTGTATGTAGCAGTATTGGTGAAGCGTACAAAAAGAGGAGATACCCTAATCATTTTATTAGCAAACTATCAGATGCAGATATGGAAAATGGTGAAACGCAAGTTTGGTTAGATGTAGCGCTCGCCCGTAATTATATCTCTGAAGAAAAATTCAATTACTTGGATGCTCAATGTGAAGAAATAAGCAAACTATTAAATTTTATGATTAGCCATCCAGCAAAATTCGCATAA
- a CDS encoding DNA-3-methyladenine glycosylase I → MTQDSGLKTKDSIVRCTWATSDPLYIKYHDEEWGKPVYDDKILFEFLILEGAQAGLSWITILRRRENYRKAFANFEVNKVAAFTEKDVERLMNDEGIIRNRLKVNGAITNAKLFIGIQKEFGSFSKYMWSFGQGDKPIQNHIEKMSDVPPRTELSDQISKDMKKRGFKFFGTTICYAHMQATGMVNDHLLNCCAR, encoded by the coding sequence ATGACTCAAGACTCTGGACTCAAGACTAAGGACTCAATAGTACGCTGCACCTGGGCCACTTCCGATCCACTTTACATCAAATACCACGATGAAGAATGGGGAAAGCCCGTCTACGATGATAAAATTTTATTTGAATTCCTGATCCTTGAAGGTGCGCAGGCAGGTTTAAGCTGGATTACTATCCTTCGAAGACGGGAAAACTACCGTAAAGCCTTTGCCAATTTTGAGGTTAACAAAGTAGCTGCCTTTACTGAAAAAGATGTAGAAAGGTTAATGAATGACGAAGGCATTATTCGTAACCGTTTAAAAGTTAACGGTGCCATTACCAACGCTAAATTATTTATCGGGATTCAGAAAGAATTTGGCAGTTTCTCTAAATACATGTGGAGTTTTGGTCAGGGCGATAAACCAATCCAAAATCACATCGAAAAAATGAGTGATGTTCCGCCACGAACAGAACTTTCTGATCAGATCAGCAAAGACATGAAAAAACGTGGGTTCAAATTTTTTGGCACCACCATCTGTTATGCGCATATGCAGGCAACTGGCATGGTGAACGACCACTTGTTAAACTGCTGCGCCAGATAA
- a CDS encoding GNAT family N-acetyltransferase, with product MFASATIHTDRFLLRQFCSEDLAFVFEGLSHPDVIRYYGVCYASLEETNEQLIWFNELQKNETGIWWAICDQESLVCLGAIGLNDLSKTDQKAEIGFWLLPEHWGKGIIKEVANPICNYAFEKLGLRKIEAMVETENENSRKVLQKLDFDYYKTMENCEIKNDKLISLAIYVKLKHEDII from the coding sequence ATGTTTGCTTCAGCTACAATACACACGGATAGATTTTTATTGAGGCAATTTTGTTCTGAAGATTTAGCATTTGTTTTTGAAGGATTATCCCATCCGGATGTGATCCGCTATTATGGTGTGTGCTATGCAAGCCTGGAGGAAACCAATGAACAATTGATCTGGTTCAATGAGCTTCAAAAAAATGAAACAGGTATTTGGTGGGCAATTTGTGATCAAGAAAGCCTTGTTTGCTTAGGTGCCATTGGACTTAATGATTTAAGTAAAACGGATCAAAAGGCTGAAATCGGTTTTTGGCTGTTGCCCGAACATTGGGGAAAAGGCATCATTAAAGAAGTAGCAAATCCCATTTGTAATTATGCCTTTGAGAAATTAGGCTTAAGAAAAATCGAGGCTATGGTTGAAACTGAAAATGAAAATAGCAGAAAAGTGCTGCAAAAACTTGACTTTGACTATTACAAAACAATGGAGAACTGTGAAATTAAAAATGATAAGCTTATCAGTTTAGCCATATATGTAAAGCTAAAGCATGAAGATATTATTTAG